Proteins from a genomic interval of Diospyros lotus cultivar Yz01 chromosome 6, ASM1463336v1, whole genome shotgun sequence:
- the LOC127804649 gene encoding CDPK-related kinase 5 — MGICTSKPSTHTIVSGSDPTIQDGNAVPTVDDAKPADNAESQQRKKQEEAEVGKKSPFFPFYSPSPAHYLFSKKSPARSSANSTPKRFFKRPFPPPSPAKHIKAVLARRHGSVKPNEAAIPEGNEAEGAVAGLDKSFGFSKHFGNKYELGEEVGRGHFGYTCKAKFKKGELKGQEVAVKVIPKAKMTTAIAIEDVRREVKILRALTGHNNLVQFYDAFEDHDNVYIVMELCEGGELLDKILLRGGKYTEDDAKAVLIQILNVVSFCHLQGVVHRDLKPENFLFTSKDDNSQLKAIDFGLSDFVKPDERLNDIVGSAYYVAPEVLHRSYGTEADVWSIGVIAYILLCGSRPFWARTESGIFRAVLKADPSFDEPWPSISSEGKEFVKRLLNKDPRKRLTAAQALSHPWIRNSNDVKISLDILIFKQMKVYMRSSALRKAALRALAKTLTVDELFYLKEQFALLEPNKNGAISLDNIKMALTKNATDAMKESRVLEFLASLNALQYRRMDFEEFCAAALSVHQLEALDRWEQHARCAYELFEKDGNRAIVIEELASELGVSPSVPVHAVLHDWIRHTDGKLSFLGFVKLLHGVSSRTLAKAQ, encoded by the exons ATGGGTATTTGCACCTCCAAACCCTCGACGCATACCATTGTCTCCGGCAGTGATCCTACTATTCAGGACGGCAACGCCGTTCCTACTGTAGATGATGCGAAACCAGCTGATAATGCCGAGAGCCAGCAAAGGAAGAAGCAGGAGGAGGCCGAAGTAGGTAAGAAATCCCCTTTCTTCCCGTTTTACAGCCCGAGTCCGGCGCACTACTTGTTCTCCAAGAAGTCTCCGGCGAGATCTTCGGCCAATTCGACGCCGAAGCGGTTCTTCAAGCGGCCATTCCCGCCTCCGTCTCCGGCAAAGCACATTAAGGCGGTCTTGGCTAGGAGACACGGGTCGGTAAAGCCGAACGAGGCGGCGATACCCGAGGGAAATGAGGCGGAGGGGGCTGTGGCTGGGCTCGACAAGAGTTTCGGGTTCTCGAAGCATTTCGGGAACAAGTATGAGCTTGGGGAGGAGGTGGGAAGGGGGCATTTTGGGTATACATGCAAAGCCAAGTTCAAGAAAGGTGAACTTAAGGGACAAGAAGTTGCAGTCAAGGTCATCCCAAAAGCGAAG ATGACGACTGCCATAGCCATTGAGGATGTAAGAAGGGAGGTGAAAATATTGAGAGCTTTGACTGGGCATAACAATCTTGTCCAATTTTATGATGCTTTTGAAGACCATGATAATGTCTACATAGTGATGGA GTTGTGTGAAGGTGGAGAGCTTTTGGATAAGATACTGTTAAG GGGTGGCAAATACACTGAAGATGATGCAAAAGCTGTCCTGATTCAAATACTGAATGTTGTTTCTTTTTGCCATCTCCAGGGTGTGGTTCACCGTGATCTTAAGCCAGAG AATTTCTTGTTTACATCTAAGGATGATAACTCACAACTTAAGGCCATAGATTTTGGGTTGTCAGATTTTGTGAAGCCAG ATGAAAGGCTCAATGACATAGTTGGTAGTGCATACTATGTGGCACCAGAAGTTTTGCATAGGTCTTATGGTACAGAGGCTGATGTCTGGAGTATAGGTGTTATAGCTTATATTTTGTTGTGTGGAAGCCGTCCATTTTGGGCTCGAACTGAATCTGGGATCTTTAGGGCTGTGCTAAAAGCTGATCCAAGTTTTGATGAACCTTGGCCTTCTATATCTTCTGAGGGAAAAGAATTTGTCAAGCGCTTATTGAACAAGGACCCTCGGAAAAGATTGACAGCTGCACAAGCATTGA GTCATCCATGGATTAGAAATAGCAATGATGTAAAAATTTCCCTGGATATACTAATATTTAAACAAATGAAGGTTTACATGCGCTCATCTGCTCTTCGGAAAGCTGCTCTGCGG GCCTTGGCAAAAACATTGACAGTGGACGAGCTTTTTTATTTGAAGGAACAGTTTGCATTATTGGAACCAAACAAAAATGGCGCCATAAGCTTAGACAATATCAAAATG GCCTTGACAAAAAATGCAACAGATGCTATGAAGGAATCTCGTGTCCTTGAATTTCTGGCATCG CTTAATGCACTCCAGTATAGAAGAATGGATTTTGAGGAATTCTGTGCAGCTGCACTAAGTGTCCATCAGCTTGAGGCTCTTGACCGATGGGAGCAACATGCTCGCTGTGCTTATGAACTTTTTGAGAAGGATGGTAACCGGGCTATTGTCATTGAGGAACTGGCTTCG GAACTAGGTGTTAGCCCATCTGTCCCAGTTCACGCCGTTCTTCATGACTGGATTAGGCACACTGATGGGAAGCTGAGTTTCCTTGGCTTTGTCAAGTTGTTGCATGGTGTGTCCAGTCGGACGCTCGCAAAAGCTCAATAG
- the LOC127803534 gene encoding phosphoglycerate mutase-like protein 4 isoform X3 gives MADFDSRISGTKESEYAEIVVIRHGETEWNASKRLQGQLDVELNDVGRQQAAAVGHRLSMERKISVVYSSDLRRAIDTAEKIASSCGGVEVSKDPDLRERHLGDLQGLLLHEAAKISPKAYRALLSRRTDQEIPGGGESFVQLYDRCTSALERIGSKHIGERVVMVTHGGVLRALYVRASPTEQPGSVLNASVNIFHLSDGDIWTIKSWGDVSHLNQTEYLQSGFGGDRTSG, from the exons ATGGCGGACTTCGATTCCAG GATATCTGGGACTAAGGAATCGGAGTATGCGGAGATTGTTGTGATACGACATGGCGAAACAGAGTGGAATGCATCAAAGAGACTGCAG GGCCAACTGGATGTTGAATTAAATGATGTTGGGAGACAGCAAGCAGCTGCG GTTGGTCATCGATTATCCATGGAGCGTAAGATCTCTGTTGTATACTCGTCTGACTTGAGGAGGGCCATTGATACAGCAGAGAAAATAGCAAGCAGCTGTGGTGGGGTGGAG GTTAGTAAAGATCCAGATCTACGGGAAAGACATTTGGGAGATCTTCAAGGTCTTCTACTCCATGAAGCAGCCAAAATTTCTCCTAAGGCTTACCGAGCTCTTTTGTCTCGTAGAACTGACCAAGAAATCCCA GGTGGTGGGGAAAGTTTTGTTCAACTGTATGACCGCTGCACATCCGCGCTGGAGAGAATTGGTAGCAAGCATATAG GAGAGCGAGTGGTCATGGTCACTCATGGTGGTGTCCTCAGAGCACTTTATGTGCGGGCTTCACCAACTGAGCAACCTGGAAGTGTACTAAATGCATCTGTAAATATATTTCACCTATCTGATGGGGATATTTGGACCATAAAGTCGTGGGGTGATGTTAGTCATCTAAATCAAACTGAATATCTACAGTCAGGTTTTGGAGGGGACAGAACTTCTG GTTGA
- the LOC127803534 gene encoding phosphoglycerate mutase-like protein 4 isoform X1, which yields MADFDSRISGTKESEYAEIVVIRHGETEWNASKRLQGQLDVELNDVGRQQAAAVGHRLSMERKISVVYSSDLRRAIDTAEKIASSCGGVEVSKDPDLRERHLGDLQGLLLHEAAKISPKAYRALLSRRTDQEIPGGGESFVQLYDRCTSALERIGSKHIGERVVMVTHGGVLRALYVRASPTEQPGSVLNASVNIFHLSDGDIWTIKSWGDVSHLNQTEYLQSGFGGDRTSVNALLAG from the exons ATGGCGGACTTCGATTCCAG GATATCTGGGACTAAGGAATCGGAGTATGCGGAGATTGTTGTGATACGACATGGCGAAACAGAGTGGAATGCATCAAAGAGACTGCAG GGCCAACTGGATGTTGAATTAAATGATGTTGGGAGACAGCAAGCAGCTGCG GTTGGTCATCGATTATCCATGGAGCGTAAGATCTCTGTTGTATACTCGTCTGACTTGAGGAGGGCCATTGATACAGCAGAGAAAATAGCAAGCAGCTGTGGTGGGGTGGAG GTTAGTAAAGATCCAGATCTACGGGAAAGACATTTGGGAGATCTTCAAGGTCTTCTACTCCATGAAGCAGCCAAAATTTCTCCTAAGGCTTACCGAGCTCTTTTGTCTCGTAGAACTGACCAAGAAATCCCA GGTGGTGGGGAAAGTTTTGTTCAACTGTATGACCGCTGCACATCCGCGCTGGAGAGAATTGGTAGCAAGCATATAG GAGAGCGAGTGGTCATGGTCACTCATGGTGGTGTCCTCAGAGCACTTTATGTGCGGGCTTCACCAACTGAGCAACCTGGAAGTGTACTAAATGCATCTGTAAATATATTTCACCTATCTGATGGGGATATTTGGACCATAAAGTCGTGGGGTGATGTTAGTCATCTAAATCAAACTGAATATCTACAGTCAGGTTTTGGAGGGGACAGAACTTCTG TTAATGCCTTACTTGCAGGTTGA
- the LOC127803534 gene encoding phosphoglycerate mutase-like protein 4 isoform X4, producing the protein MISGTKESEYAEIVVIRHGETEWNASKRLQGQLDVELNDVGRQQAAAVGHRLSMERKISVVYSSDLRRAIDTAEKIASSCGGVEVSKDPDLRERHLGDLQGLLLHEAAKISPKAYRALLSRRTDQEIPGGGESFVQLYDRCTSALERIGSKHIGERVVMVTHGGVLRALYVRASPTEQPGSVLNASVNIFHLSDGDIWTIKSWGDVSHLNQTEYLQSGFGGDRTSVNALLAG; encoded by the exons AT GATATCTGGGACTAAGGAATCGGAGTATGCGGAGATTGTTGTGATACGACATGGCGAAACAGAGTGGAATGCATCAAAGAGACTGCAG GGCCAACTGGATGTTGAATTAAATGATGTTGGGAGACAGCAAGCAGCTGCG GTTGGTCATCGATTATCCATGGAGCGTAAGATCTCTGTTGTATACTCGTCTGACTTGAGGAGGGCCATTGATACAGCAGAGAAAATAGCAAGCAGCTGTGGTGGGGTGGAG GTTAGTAAAGATCCAGATCTACGGGAAAGACATTTGGGAGATCTTCAAGGTCTTCTACTCCATGAAGCAGCCAAAATTTCTCCTAAGGCTTACCGAGCTCTTTTGTCTCGTAGAACTGACCAAGAAATCCCA GGTGGTGGGGAAAGTTTTGTTCAACTGTATGACCGCTGCACATCCGCGCTGGAGAGAATTGGTAGCAAGCATATAG GAGAGCGAGTGGTCATGGTCACTCATGGTGGTGTCCTCAGAGCACTTTATGTGCGGGCTTCACCAACTGAGCAACCTGGAAGTGTACTAAATGCATCTGTAAATATATTTCACCTATCTGATGGGGATATTTGGACCATAAAGTCGTGGGGTGATGTTAGTCATCTAAATCAAACTGAATATCTACAGTCAGGTTTTGGAGGGGACAGAACTTCTG TTAATGCCTTACTTGCAGGTTGA
- the LOC127803534 gene encoding phosphoglycerate mutase-like protein 4 isoform X2, translating to MADFDSRISGTKESEYAEIVVIRHGETEWNASKRLQGQLDVELNDVGRQQAAAVGHRLSMERKISVVYSSDLRRAIDTAEKIASSCGGVEVSKDPDLRERHLGDLQGLLLHEAAKISPKAYRALLSRRTDQEIPGGGESFVQLYDRCTSALERIGSKHIGERVVMVTHGGVLRALYVRASPTEQPGSVLNASVNIFHLSDGDIWTIKSWGDVSHLNQTEYLQSGFGGDRTSG from the exons ATGGCGGACTTCGATTCCAG GATATCTGGGACTAAGGAATCGGAGTATGCGGAGATTGTTGTGATACGACATGGCGAAACAGAGTGGAATGCATCAAAGAGACTGCAG GGCCAACTGGATGTTGAATTAAATGATGTTGGGAGACAGCAAGCAGCTGCG GTTGGTCATCGATTATCCATGGAGCGTAAGATCTCTGTTGTATACTCGTCTGACTTGAGGAGGGCCATTGATACAGCAGAGAAAATAGCAAGCAGCTGTGGTGGGGTGGAG GTTAGTAAAGATCCAGATCTACGGGAAAGACATTTGGGAGATCTTCAAGGTCTTCTACTCCATGAAGCAGCCAAAATTTCTCCTAAGGCTTACCGAGCTCTTTTGTCTCGTAGAACTGACCAAGAAATCCCA GGTGGTGGGGAAAGTTTTGTTCAACTGTATGACCGCTGCACATCCGCGCTGGAGAGAATTGGTAGCAAGCATATAG GAGAGCGAGTGGTCATGGTCACTCATGGTGGTGTCCTCAGAGCACTTTATGTGCGGGCTTCACCAACTGAGCAACCTGGAAGTGTACTAAATGCATCTGTAAATATATTTCACCTATCTGATGGGGATATTTGGACCATAAAGTCGTGGGGTGATGTTAGTCATCTAAATCAAACTGAATATCTACAGTCAGGTTTTGGAGGGGACAGAACTTCTGGTTAG
- the LOC127803536 gene encoding patatin-like protein 5 has protein sequence MASSLKKGKKVTILSIDGGGVKGIIPGTLLSFLESKLQELDGPDARIADYFDVIAGTSTGGLLTTMITAPNKHNRPMYAAMDLKDFYFEHCPKIFPQPSRIGFINKVSSLFGTIIGGPKYDGKYLRSMLKELLGNITIKDTLTDVIIPAFDIKLLQPVIFSREDAKACPLKNALLSDVCLGTSAAPTFLPAHYFEIKSADGKTRSFDLIDGGVAANNPTLMAMTHISKQILMGKFKIGDKEPLKGNSMLVLSLGTGEAKREAKYSASRAAKWGMLSWLYDNGATPLLDVYADASSDMVDFHVSTFFQATCSERNYLRIQDDTLTGDATYVDVGTRENLEGLAEIGEGLLKKAVSRVNLETGKFEAAAEGEGNNAEALSDFAKLLSEERKFRK, from the exons ATGGCTTCTTCGCttaagaaaggaaagaaggtGACAATCCTGAGCATCGATGGGGGCGGCGTCAAAGGCATCATTCCGGGCACCCTTCTGTCCTTTCTCGAATCCAAGCTTCAG GAACTGGACGGACCCGACGCTAGAATTGCAGACTATTTTGACGTGATCGCCGGCACCAGTACCGGCGGACTGCTCACCACCATGATTACGGCTCCCAACAAGCACAACCGTCCCATGTACGCCGCCATGGATCTCAAAGACTTCTACTTCGAGCACTGCCCCAAGATTTTCCCTCAGCCCAG CCGCATCGGCTTCATAAATAAGGTTTCAAGCCTCTTTGGAACGATTATTGGAGGGCCGAAGTATGATGGAAAGTACTTAAGGTCGATGCTAAAGGAGCTACTCGGCAATATTACCATAAAGGACACCCTTACGGACGTGATTATACCAGCTTTTGACATCAAGCTTCTTCAACCCGTAATTTTCTCTAGAGAAGAT GCGAAAGCATGTCCACTGAAGAATGCTCTCCTATCAGATGTTTGTCTGGGGACTTCAGCGGCTCCTACGTTTCTTCCAGCTCATTACTTTGAGATTAAGAGTGCCGATGGAAAGACCCGCAGCTTTGATCTCATCGATGGTGGAGTCGCAGCAAATAATCCT ACTCTAATGGCAATGACCCACATTTCGAAACAAATCTTAATGGGAAAGTTCAAGATTGGGGACAAGGAACCCCTGAAGGGCAACAGCATGCTGGTCTTATCACTGGGCACCGGCGAGGCCAAGCGAGAAGCCAAGTACAGCGCCTCCAGAGCAGCCAAATGGGGTATGCTGAGTTGGCTATACGACAACGGCGCCACACCGTTGCTCGACGTGTACGCCGACGCGAGCTCCGACATGGTCGACTTCCACGTTTCCACTTTCTTCCAAGCCACCTGTTCTGAGAGAAACTACCTTCGAATTCAg GATGACACGTTAACCGGCGATGCAACTTATGTTGATGTGGGGACGAGGGAGAATCTGGAGGGGCTTGCGGAGATTGGAGAAGGGCTGCTGAAGAAGGCAGTGTCGAGGGTGAACTTGGAGACGGGCAAGTTCGAGGCAGCAGCGGAAGGAGAAGGCAACAACGCCGAAGCTCTGAGCGATTTCGCTAAACTGCTCTCCGAAGAAAGGAAGTTCCGGAAGTAG